The region CGGCGTCCCGGCGAGCCCGGCGCCGCCCTGGTCGACGCTGTCGCTGCTGCCGCAGCGCCTGGCCCTGGTGCCCGAGCTCAGCGTCGAGGAGAACGTCGCGTGGCCCTGCCGCCTGGCCGGGCGCGAGGTGCCCGAGGAGGTCTTCGCCGCGCTCGGCCTGGCCACCCTGCGCCGCCACGCCGCGCGCGCGACCTCCCTCGGCGAGCAGCAGCGCACCGCGCTGGCCCGCGCCCTCGCGGTGCGGCCCGCCGTCGCGGTGCTCGACGAGCCCACCGGGCACCAGGACGACGCCAACGTCGACCGGGTGCTCGCGGCCCTCGGCGCCGCCGCGGCGGGCGGCACGTGCGTGCTCGTCGCCACCCACGACGAGCGGGTGCTCGCCGTCGCCGACGTCGTCGTGCGCCTCGAGGGCGGCCGGGTCGTCGGCTGAGCCCGGACGGAACAGCCGGGCCGGGGCCGGGGTTGTCTGACGTGCCAGACCCCTGCACCGCACCCGAGCACCACGAGGAGCCCAGCCCGTGACAGTCCCGCTCTCCGTCCTCGACCTCGCCCCCGTCTCGCCCACCGGCACGGTGCGCGAGAGCCTCCAGGCCAGCGTCGCGCTCGCCCAGGCGGCGGAGCGTCACGGGTACCGACGGGTCTGGTACGCCGAGCACCACAACATGGCGACCATCGCGAGCTCGGCCACCGCCGTCGTCGTCGCCCACGTCGCGGCGCACACCTCGACCATCCGGCTCGGTGCGGGCGGCGTCATGCTGCCGAACCACTCGCCGCTGGCGGTCGCCGAGCAGTTCGGCACCCTCGCCGAGCTGCACCCGGGTCGCATCGACCTCGGGCTGGGGCGCGCCCCCGGCAGCGACCAGACCACGGCCCGCGCGATGCGGCGCGACCCGCGCGCCTCCGACCGCTTCCCCGAGGACGTCCTCGAGCTGCAGGCGTACCTGGCCGGGGAGTCCACGGTCCCGGGCGTGCAGGCGGTCCCCGGTGCCGGCACCCGCGTCCCGCTGTACGTGCTGGGCTCGTCGCTCTTCGGCGCCCAGCTCGCGGCCGCGCTCGGGCTGCCCTACGCCTTCGCCTCCCACTTCGCCCCGGCGGCGCTGGAGCAGGCCGTGGCGATCTACCGCGCGCAGTTCCGCCCGTCGCAGCAGCTGGACGAGCCGTACGTCCTCGCCGCCGTCAACGTCGTGGCCGCGGACGACGCCGAGGACGCCCGCGAGCAGCTGCGCGCCCGCCGCCGCTCCTGGGTGCGGGGCATGCTCAGCCGCGGGCCGGGCGCCCCCGAGCTGTCCGACGAGGCCGTCGACGCGTTCCTCGGGACCACCGAGGGCCGCCACCTGGCCGACATGCTGCGCTACAGCGCGGTCGGCACCCCCGAGGACGTCCGCGCGTACCTGGACGACTTCGCCCGCCACGCCGACGCCGACGAGCTCGTCGTCGCGTTCCAGAGCGCCGACCTGCCGG is a window of Aquipuribacter hungaricus DNA encoding:
- a CDS encoding LLM class flavin-dependent oxidoreductase, producing MTVPLSVLDLAPVSPTGTVRESLQASVALAQAAERHGYRRVWYAEHHNMATIASSATAVVVAHVAAHTSTIRLGAGGVMLPNHSPLAVAEQFGTLAELHPGRIDLGLGRAPGSDQTTARAMRRDPRASDRFPEDVLELQAYLAGESTVPGVQAVPGAGTRVPLYVLGSSLFGAQLAAALGLPYAFASHFAPAALEQAVAIYRAQFRPSQQLDEPYVLAAVNVVAADDAEDAREQLRARRRSWVRGMLSRGPGAPELSDEAVDAFLGTTEGRHLADMLRYSAVGTPEDVRAYLDDFARHADADELVVAFQSADLPARLRSLELTALAAGAVAA
- a CDS encoding ATP-binding cassette domain-containing protein; the protein is MPPAPTVVRVEHLTHRAGGTTVLDDVSLLARAGSIVVLAGRSGSGKSTLCHLVAGVGRPTGGTVEVLGVPASPAPPWSTLSLLPQRLALVPELSVEENVAWPCRLAGREVPEEVFAALGLATLRRHAARATSLGEQQRTALARALAVRPAVAVLDEPTGHQDDANVDRVLAALGAAAAGGTCVLVATHDERVLAVADVVVRLEGGRVVG